Genomic DNA from Thermomicrobiales bacterium:
CCAGGTACGGGAAGCGCGGCCCGCTTCGACCGGAGTGGAAACTGGAGCGGCGGAGGGGGCAGTTTGCTGCCCGACGGCAAGACTCACGGATCACGCCTTCGTATAGGTAATACGCGGATCGATAAACGGATAGATGAGATCGAGAATCAGAGTCGCCAGCGCGATCGAGAGAATGAGGAAGAAAACGATGCCCTGGATGAGGGTGTAATCGGAGCCGCGAATCGCGTTATAGAGCGTGGTGCCGATACCAGGGTAGGAGAAGATCACCTCCACCAGCACCGTGCCGGCGATGACCTGGCCGAGCACGAGCGCCAGCGCGGTAGCTTGCGGCAGGAGCGCGTTGCGGACCGCATAGCGCATGAAGATCGTGCGGTTGTTGAGTCCTTTGGCATCGGCGAACGTGACGTAGTCTTCG
This window encodes:
- a CDS encoding ABC transporter permease, with protein sequence SWIIGSMLGAFMGWPRSPKFLEFVMPPLLSLNAVPFFLLGLILIYLFAFRFPWFPTTGGYYAGTFPEWTPDFAWNVLKHSVLPALSIILVSIGGWALTMRSVIITTTGEDYVTFADAKGLNNRTIFMRYAVRNALLPQATALALVLGQVIAGTVLVEVIFSYPGIGTTLYNAIRGSDYTLIQGIVFFLILSIALATLILDLIYPFIDPRITYTKA